A genomic segment from Streptomyces sp. NBC_00237 encodes:
- the greA gene encoding transcription elongation factor GreA translates to MTQTSDEVTWLTQESYNKLVEELEYLSGPARAEITQKIAAAREEGDLRENGGYHAAKEEQGKQELRIRQLKQLLERAQVGEATASSGEAGPGMVVKIAFDGDESDTMTFLLASREYPSSEIETFSPQSPLGAGVIGKKVGEDAEYELPNGKKAMVRILEATPYQG, encoded by the coding sequence GTGACCCAGACCAGCGACGAAGTCACCTGGCTGACCCAGGAGTCGTACAACAAGCTCGTGGAAGAGCTGGAGTACCTGTCGGGTCCCGCGCGCGCCGAGATCACCCAGAAGATCGCGGCTGCCCGCGAAGAGGGCGACCTCCGGGAGAACGGCGGATACCACGCGGCCAAGGAGGAGCAGGGCAAGCAGGAGCTCCGCATCCGCCAGCTGAAGCAGCTTCTGGAGCGCGCCCAGGTCGGCGAGGCCACCGCGTCCAGCGGTGAGGCCGGGCCCGGCATGGTCGTCAAGATCGCCTTCGACGGCGACGAGAGCGACACGATGACGTTCCTGCTCGCCTCCCGCGAGTACCCGAGCTCCGAGATCGAGACGTTCTCGCCGCAGTCCCCGCTGGGTGCGGGCGTGATCGGCAAGAAGGTCGGCGAGGACGCCGAGTACGAGCTGCCGAACGGCAAGAAGGCCATGGTGCGGATTCTGGAGGCGACGCCCTACCAGGGTTAG
- a CDS encoding DUF4307 domain-containing protein, with the protein MNAVRDGAPAGAPDGRYGRSADARADRKLKIIGSVLGVLLLLLVGWLGYGYISKQTISAELIKFDLNSSQTEVAVHLEIRKDADATGTCTVRAIAESGAEVGRKDVRIDQVGQTRIDEIYPIRTTAKATSAELLGCAADSR; encoded by the coding sequence ATGAACGCGGTACGTGACGGAGCACCCGCCGGGGCCCCTGACGGGCGTTACGGACGCTCCGCCGACGCGCGCGCGGACCGCAAGCTGAAGATCATCGGGTCCGTCCTCGGGGTGCTGCTGCTCCTGCTGGTCGGCTGGCTCGGGTACGGGTACATCTCGAAGCAGACGATCAGTGCCGAGCTGATCAAGTTCGACCTGAACTCCTCGCAGACCGAGGTCGCGGTGCATCTGGAGATCCGCAAGGACGCCGACGCCACCGGTACGTGCACGGTGCGCGCCATCGCGGAGAGCGGGGCCGAGGTCGGGCGCAAGGACGTGCGGATCGATCAGGTGGGCCAGACCCGGATCGACGAGATCTACCCGATCCGCACGACGGCGAAGGCCACCAGCGCGGAACTGCTGGGCTGCGCCGCCGACAGCCGGTAG
- a CDS encoding sigma factor-like helix-turn-helix DNA-binding protein: MREREAVQQRRRAGEFTAFVAGAAGRLLHASTLLTAEPPDANPRARALLTAALATAYARWGFLRGEDPYDRTRQELASRFARTSWHHRRQRGGLLESLAPQERLVLVLRLFEGVPEEQTAALLGLPVQRVRAICARAVSQVYEERYQPAPPRRAVAAP; this comes from the coding sequence GTGCGAGAGCGCGAGGCGGTCCAACAGCGGCGCCGCGCAGGGGAGTTCACGGCCTTCGTGGCAGGAGCCGCAGGCCGTCTCCTGCACGCCTCCACCCTGCTCACGGCCGAACCCCCCGACGCCAACCCGCGTGCCCGGGCGCTGCTCACCGCCGCCCTGGCCACCGCGTACGCCCGCTGGGGTTTCCTGCGCGGCGAGGACCCGTACGACCGCACCCGCCAGGAACTGGCGTCCCGGTTCGCCCGCACCTCCTGGCACCATCGCCGCCAGCGCGGCGGCCTGCTGGAGTCGCTGGCGCCGCAGGAACGACTCGTCCTGGTGCTGCGGCTGTTCGAGGGGGTGCCGGAGGAGCAGACGGCGGCGCTGCTCGGACTGCCGGTGCAGCGGGTCCGGGCGATCTGCGCGCGCGCCGTCTCGCAGGTGTACGAGGAGCGGTACCAACCCGCTCCGCCGCGCAGGGCGGTGGCCGCGCCATGA
- a CDS encoding ABC transporter permease has product MTTVKSLAPVARGGPLQSITDSLTIAKRNLIRMTRIPEMILFGIIQPVMFVILFTYVFGGSIQVGGSTSPQAYKEFLMAGIFAQTVTFATAGAGAGIADDMHKGLIDRFRSLPMARGAVLTGRTLADLVQTALTLVVLAGVALLIGWRTHENLLKVLAGFALLLLLGYAFSWIGALIGLSVRTPEAATSGGLIWLFPLTFISNAFVPVTGMPTFLQHVAEWNPFSATVQAARQLFGNTMPEMPTSITGAWPMEHPVWASLIWSVLIIVVFRTLAVRKYRSATV; this is encoded by the coding sequence ATGACGACGGTGAAGTCCCTCGCCCCCGTGGCCAGGGGCGGCCCCCTGCAGTCGATCACCGACTCGCTGACCATCGCCAAGCGCAACCTGATCCGCATGACCCGGATTCCCGAGATGATCCTCTTCGGGATCATCCAGCCGGTCATGTTCGTCATCCTGTTCACGTACGTGTTCGGCGGCTCCATCCAGGTCGGCGGCTCGACCTCGCCCCAGGCGTACAAAGAGTTCCTGATGGCGGGCATCTTCGCGCAGACCGTCACCTTCGCGACCGCCGGTGCGGGCGCGGGCATCGCCGACGACATGCACAAGGGCCTCATCGACCGCTTCCGGTCACTGCCCATGGCGCGCGGCGCGGTCCTCACCGGCCGTACCCTCGCCGACCTCGTGCAGACGGCACTGACCCTGGTCGTGCTCGCCGGGGTCGCCCTGCTGATCGGCTGGCGCACCCACGAGAACCTCCTGAAGGTGCTGGCGGGCTTCGCCCTGCTCCTGCTCCTCGGCTACGCGTTCTCCTGGATCGGCGCGCTGATCGGCCTCTCGGTCCGCACCCCGGAGGCGGCCACCTCGGGCGGCCTGATCTGGCTCTTCCCGCTGACCTTCATCTCCAACGCGTTCGTGCCGGTCACCGGGATGCCGACCTTCCTCCAGCACGTCGCCGAATGGAACCCGTTCAGCGCCACCGTGCAGGCGGCCAGGCAGCTCTTCGGCAACACCATGCCCGAGATGCCGACCTCGATCACCGGGGCCTGGCCCATGGAGCACCCGGTCTGGGCCTCGCTGATCTGGTCCGTCCTGATCATCGTGGTCTTCCGGACCCTCGCCGTCCGCAAGTACCGCTCGGCCACCGTCTGA
- the ilvA gene encoding threonine ammonia-lyase, producing the protein MSFRTPEHARSLILDDVRGAQKMLSGVARCTPLEGSRHLTRLVGAPVHLKCENLQRTGSFKLRGAYIRIAGLRPEERAAGVVAASAGNHAQGVALASSLLGVRSTVFMPVGAPLPKVAATREYGAEVRLSGQVVDETLAAAQEYARDTGAVFIHPFDHPDVIAGQGTVGLEILEQCPEVATIVVGVGGGGLAAGIAVAVKAVRPDVRIVGVQAAGAACYPPSLAAGRPTSLDSLQTMADGIKVGRPGDVPFAIVSELVDEVRTVSEDELSSALLLCLERAKLVVEPAGASPVAALLSRPESFEGPVVAVLSGGNVDPLLMQRTLRHGMAAAGRYLSLRLRLTDRPGALAELLGALSVLDANVVDVGHTRADPKLGLTEVEVDLQLETKGPKHCTEVREALSDAGYLVVS; encoded by the coding sequence ATGAGCTTCCGCACGCCCGAACACGCCCGCAGCCTGATCCTCGACGACGTGCGCGGTGCGCAGAAGATGCTCTCCGGAGTGGCCCGCTGCACCCCTCTCGAAGGCAGCAGGCACCTCACCCGCCTCGTCGGTGCCCCCGTGCACCTCAAGTGCGAGAACCTCCAGCGCACCGGCTCCTTCAAGCTGCGCGGCGCGTACATCCGCATCGCGGGTCTGCGCCCCGAGGAGCGCGCCGCCGGAGTGGTGGCCGCCAGCGCGGGCAACCACGCGCAGGGCGTGGCGCTCGCCTCCTCGCTGCTGGGTGTGCGGTCCACGGTGTTCATGCCGGTCGGCGCACCGCTGCCGAAGGTGGCGGCCACCCGGGAGTACGGCGCGGAGGTGAGGCTGTCCGGACAGGTCGTGGACGAGACGCTCGCCGCCGCGCAGGAGTACGCCCGTGACACGGGCGCGGTGTTCATCCACCCCTTCGACCACCCGGACGTCATCGCGGGCCAGGGCACGGTCGGCCTGGAGATCCTGGAGCAGTGCCCCGAGGTCGCCACGATCGTGGTGGGCGTCGGCGGCGGCGGGCTCGCGGCGGGCATCGCGGTCGCGGTGAAGGCGGTGCGGCCCGACGTCAGGATCGTCGGCGTGCAGGCGGCGGGCGCGGCCTGCTACCCGCCGTCGCTGGCCGCCGGGCGCCCCACCTCGCTCGACTCGCTCCAGACGATGGCCGACGGGATCAAGGTCGGCCGCCCCGGTGACGTGCCCTTCGCGATCGTCAGCGAGCTGGTGGACGAGGTGCGGACGGTCTCCGAGGACGAGCTCTCCAGCGCGCTGCTGCTGTGTCTGGAGCGGGCCAAGCTGGTGGTGGAGCCCGCCGGGGCGAGCCCGGTGGCGGCCCTGCTCAGCCGTCCTGAGTCCTTCGAGGGCCCGGTGGTGGCGGTGTTGTCGGGCGGAAACGTCGACCCGTTGCTGATGCAGCGCACGCTGCGGCACGGAATGGCCGCAGCCGGTCGTTATCTGTCACTGAGGTTGCGGCTGACGGACCGTCCGGGGGCGCTTGCGGAGCTTCTCGGGGCGTTGTCAGTGCTCGACGCTAACGTCGTTGACGTGGGTCACACCCGGGCCGATCCGAAGCTCGGACTCACGGAGGTGGAGGTGGACTTGCAGCTGGAGACGAAGGGGCCGAAGCACTGCACGGAGGTGCGGGAGGCGCTCAGTGACGCGGGGTACCTGGTGGTGTCGTAG
- a CDS encoding tetratricopeptide repeat protein, whose product MRESHRAEAERVLVRAVEEEVRRSGGRTDGRALLSRARAALDELAAPAAEEYAAYVTALDRAGAGQQPLSERFSKASIGTPALVTGVASVAAFATDLALGTTAATAFAAGAVVAAAGATATVAKVTASHWPAAHRRAGALGQPGGPEQLKLQWLTALEVRGVRPYLDRQRMLSAATRTRAASPAKKTASTTVPLRGGNRSAAARRRTVLEQSFAHLPQLEGPFAGRRAEMAQIGQWVHAARASTQTRPTVVVLYGEAGSGRSALALRAAHGLKDQFRGACLVELCNGAPGTAESPTSTRDALLQLLNRLGAPRDQLLFREQRNERTTQEQQLKRLTELYHQHLTGLPVTIVLEDATDPDQVRTLVPERSDSLVLVTASEPLALPDDIPAWVHQLPVQPLDGAGAEELMRAIAQEESTPYDGESADRITELCRGLPLALRVAASSLGPRSPRALAADLAAYGPLDPVERALFLRYADQSEQGRRLLRRLSLAGRASLGGAAAAALLATDEAEARRRLAELADSGLIEPVGSGRYRLHDLVRSFAYTRLVDEEEPSERTAAQERLIQNYGELADSVIRLVDGKNSTRADRFGPHGFTSLDAALRWLDDESSFITAALRHAEGVDQQLVLNLLGALCDYCLLRGDLYRLGEISELTQAVDQGLLVRSVQWRTGIAARQLGELDKARTTLSSVVDLYFEAQHEAGAARALGSLGITLHHQGNLTEAAAKLREALDLQSSPALAGDRAWNLHALAAVERDRANLAEAVELLDTALALHREGESLHGQAWAHFQSGQVCLRMGEVARAEVELGAALDLYGRTRDDRGEAWAMTQLARARLVAGDPAPAVDGLRQALSRHRDNEDARGEAWTLYYLGQSLEERGDHDQAVRELERARTMFSRMRDVYGLACARHHSGRVTRDQRAVQTGNLRNSGFARQLLTDARQDFQRIGVAHGEAWTALELVVIDAGNSRPEQALSLCDDAVALFASYEDRRGGDWARFLRCTLLPFAHPGGPEVGTSLAEEELALLASESHPTRDEHLADCVEAYRVVLGRGADLAAGWQAWRLGMVPNRHSREVMGVPVGAGK is encoded by the coding sequence ATGCGGGAGAGCCACCGGGCTGAAGCCGAGCGGGTGTTGGTGCGGGCCGTCGAGGAGGAAGTACGACGCTCCGGCGGCCGGACCGACGGCCGGGCGCTGCTGTCCCGCGCACGGGCCGCGCTGGACGAACTGGCCGCCCCCGCCGCCGAGGAGTACGCCGCGTACGTCACCGCACTCGACCGGGCTGGCGCCGGGCAGCAGCCCCTGTCGGAACGATTCAGCAAGGCGAGCATCGGCACCCCCGCCCTGGTGACGGGCGTGGCCTCGGTCGCCGCCTTCGCCACCGACCTCGCGCTCGGCACCACGGCGGCGACCGCGTTCGCGGCCGGGGCCGTCGTCGCGGCGGCCGGGGCGACCGCGACCGTCGCCAAGGTGACCGCCTCCCACTGGCCCGCCGCCCACCGCAGGGCGGGTGCGCTCGGACAGCCGGGCGGACCCGAGCAGTTGAAGCTCCAGTGGCTGACGGCACTGGAGGTACGAGGCGTACGCCCCTACCTCGACCGGCAGCGCATGCTCAGCGCCGCCACCCGCACCCGGGCGGCGAGCCCGGCGAAGAAGACCGCCAGCACGACGGTTCCGCTGCGCGGCGGCAACCGGAGCGCGGCGGCGCGGCGCAGGACCGTACTGGAGCAGTCGTTCGCCCATCTCCCGCAGCTGGAGGGGCCGTTCGCCGGTCGGCGTGCGGAGATGGCGCAGATCGGGCAGTGGGTGCACGCCGCGCGGGCGAGCACCCAGACCCGGCCGACGGTCGTCGTGCTGTACGGGGAGGCGGGTTCGGGGCGTTCCGCGCTGGCGCTGCGGGCGGCGCACGGGCTCAAGGACCAGTTCCGGGGGGCGTGCCTGGTCGAACTGTGCAACGGCGCGCCAGGCACGGCCGAGTCGCCGACGTCCACCCGCGACGCGCTCCTCCAGCTCCTCAACCGCCTCGGCGCGCCCCGCGACCAGCTCCTCTTCCGGGAGCAGCGCAACGAACGCACCACGCAGGAACAGCAGTTGAAGCGCCTGACCGAGCTGTACCACCAGCACCTGACCGGCCTTCCGGTGACGATCGTCCTGGAGGACGCCACCGACCCCGACCAGGTCCGCACGCTCGTCCCGGAGCGCTCGGACAGCCTGGTCCTGGTCACGGCGAGCGAGCCCCTCGCGCTCCCCGACGACATACCGGCCTGGGTGCACCAGCTCCCGGTGCAGCCGCTGGACGGGGCGGGCGCGGAGGAGCTGATGCGGGCGATCGCGCAGGAGGAGAGCACCCCGTACGACGGTGAATCGGCCGACCGCATCACGGAGTTGTGCCGGGGCCTGCCCCTCGCACTGCGCGTCGCGGCCTCCTCGCTGGGCCCCCGCAGCCCGCGCGCGCTGGCCGCCGACCTGGCCGCGTACGGGCCCCTCGACCCGGTCGAGCGCGCCCTCTTCCTCCGTTACGCCGACCAGTCGGAGCAGGGCCGGCGTCTGCTGCGCCGCCTCTCGCTCGCGGGCCGGGCGAGCCTGGGCGGAGCCGCCGCGGCGGCGCTCCTGGCCACGGACGAGGCGGAGGCGCGGCGGCGGCTGGCGGAGCTGGCGGACTCCGGCCTGATCGAGCCCGTCGGGAGCGGCCGCTACCGCCTCCACGACCTCGTCCGCTCCTTCGCGTACACCCGCCTCGTCGACGAGGAGGAACCCTCCGAGCGGACGGCCGCGCAGGAACGTCTCATCCAGAACTACGGCGAGCTGGCCGACTCCGTCATCCGTCTCGTCGACGGCAAGAACTCCACCCGCGCCGACCGCTTCGGCCCGCACGGCTTCACCTCCCTCGACGCGGCGCTGCGCTGGCTGGACGACGAGTCGTCGTTCATCACGGCGGCGCTGCGCCACGCCGAGGGCGTCGACCAGCAGCTCGTGCTGAACCTGCTGGGCGCGCTGTGCGACTACTGCCTGCTGCGCGGCGACCTCTACCGCCTCGGCGAGATCAGCGAGCTGACGCAAGCCGTCGACCAGGGACTTCTCGTACGCTCGGTCCAGTGGCGTACGGGCATCGCGGCGCGGCAGCTCGGCGAGCTCGACAAGGCGCGTACGACCCTTTCCTCGGTCGTCGACCTGTACTTCGAGGCGCAGCACGAGGCGGGTGCGGCCCGCGCGCTGGGCTCGCTCGGCATCACCCTGCACCACCAGGGCAATCTGACGGAGGCCGCGGCCAAGCTCCGCGAGGCCCTCGACCTCCAGTCGTCGCCCGCCCTCGCGGGCGACCGCGCCTGGAACCTGCACGCGCTGGCCGCCGTCGAACGTGACCGCGCGAACCTCGCGGAGGCGGTCGAGCTCCTCGACACGGCCCTCGCCCTGCACCGCGAGGGCGAGTCGCTGCACGGGCAGGCGTGGGCGCACTTCCAGTCGGGTCAGGTGTGTCTGCGGATGGGCGAAGTAGCGCGTGCGGAGGTCGAGTTGGGGGCCGCGCTCGACCTGTACGGGCGTACCCGCGACGACCGGGGCGAGGCGTGGGCGATGACCCAGCTCGCCCGCGCCCGCCTGGTCGCCGGCGACCCCGCCCCGGCGGTGGACGGCCTGCGCCAGGCCCTCTCCCGGCACCGCGACAACGAGGACGCGCGCGGCGAGGCGTGGACCCTGTACTACCTCGGGCAGTCCCTGGAGGAGCGGGGCGACCACGACCAGGCGGTCCGCGAACTGGAGCGCGCCCGGACGATGTTCTCGCGCATGCGGGACGTGTACGGGCTGGCCTGCGCGCGGCACCACTCGGGGCGGGTCACCCGCGACCAGCGCGCCGTACAGACCGGCAACCTCCGCAACTCCGGCTTCGCGCGCCAGCTCCTGACGGACGCCCGGCAGGACTTCCAGCGGATCGGGGTCGCGCACGGGGAGGCGTGGACGGCGCTGGAGCTGGTGGTGATCGACGCGGGCAACTCCCGCCCGGAGCAAGCCCTTTCGCTCTGCGACGATGCCGTCGCCCTGTTCGCCTCCTACGAGGACAGGCGCGGCGGCGACTGGGCCCGCTTCCTGCGCTGCACCCTGCTGCCGTTCGCACACCCGGGCGGTCCTGAGGTGGGCACCTCGCTGGCGGAGGAGGAGCTCGCCCTGCTGGCGTCGGAGTCGCACCCCACGCGGGACGAACACCTGGCGGACTGCGTGGAGGCGTACCGGGTGGTGCTGGGGCGCGGGGCGGACCTGGCGGCGGGGTGGCAGGCGTGGCGGCTGGGAATGGTGCCGAACCGGCATTCGCGGGAGGTGATGGGGGTTCCGGTGGGGGCGGGCAAGTAG
- a CDS encoding ATP-binding cassette domain-containing protein codes for MPGAIYAEGLVKSFGDVKALGGVDLDVPEGTVLGLLGPNGAGKTTAVRVLTTLLQPDSGKAVVAGIDVLKHPNEVRRSIGLSGQFAAVDEYLTGRENLQMVGRLYQMPKKAAKARADELLERFNLAEAADRTAKTYSGGMRRRLDLAAALVVSPPVMFMDEPTTGLDPRNRQQLWEVIQELVAGGTTLLLTTQYLEEADHLAHDICVIDHGKVIERGTSDQLKARTGGERIEVVVHERDQITVADEVLSGFGKGGVKVEPHTRRLTVPVTGGAKLLAEVIRELDARGVEIDDIGLRRPTLDDVFISLTGHAAEEPVEDEEEVGKK; via the coding sequence ATGCCAGGCGCCATCTATGCCGAAGGGCTGGTCAAGTCCTTCGGCGACGTGAAGGCTCTGGGAGGCGTCGATCTCGACGTCCCCGAGGGCACCGTCCTCGGCCTCCTCGGGCCGAACGGAGCCGGGAAGACCACGGCCGTCCGCGTCCTGACCACCCTGCTCCAGCCCGACAGCGGCAAGGCCGTCGTCGCCGGGATCGACGTACTGAAGCATCCCAACGAAGTGCGGCGCTCCATCGGCCTCTCCGGCCAGTTCGCCGCCGTCGACGAATACCTCACCGGCCGCGAGAACCTCCAGATGGTCGGCAGGCTCTACCAGATGCCGAAGAAGGCCGCCAAGGCCCGCGCGGACGAACTCCTGGAGCGCTTCAACCTGGCCGAGGCCGCCGACCGCACCGCCAAGACGTACTCCGGCGGCATGCGGCGGCGGCTCGACCTCGCGGCGGCCCTCGTCGTCTCGCCCCCCGTGATGTTCATGGACGAGCCCACCACCGGCCTCGACCCCCGCAACCGCCAGCAACTCTGGGAAGTCATCCAGGAGCTGGTCGCCGGCGGCACCACCCTCCTGCTCACCACCCAGTACCTGGAGGAGGCCGACCACCTCGCCCACGACATCTGCGTCATCGACCACGGCAAGGTCATCGAACGCGGTACGTCGGACCAGCTCAAGGCCCGTACGGGCGGCGAGCGCATCGAGGTCGTCGTCCACGAGCGCGACCAGATCACGGTCGCGGACGAGGTCCTGAGCGGCTTCGGCAAGGGCGGCGTCAAGGTGGAGCCCCACACCCGCAGGCTGACCGTCCCGGTCACCGGCGGCGCCAAGCTCCTCGCGGAGGTCATCCGCGAGCTCGACGCGCGGGGTGTGGAGATCGACGACATCGGCCTGCGCCGTCCGACCCTGGACGACGTGTTCATCTCCCTCACCGGTCACGCGGCCGAGGAGCCCGTCGAGGACGAGGAGGAGGTGGGGAAGAAGTGA
- the mca gene encoding mycothiol conjugate amidase Mca gives MTEQLRLMAVHAHPDDESSKGAATMAKYVSEGVDVHVVTCTGGERGSILNPKLQGDTYIEEHIHEVRAREMDEAREILGVKQEWLGFVDSGLPEGDPLPPLPEGCFALEDVTEAAGRLVKSIRAFRPQVVTTYDENGGYPHPDHIMTHKITMVAFDGAADAAAFPEEEFGPVWQPLKLYYNQGFNKPRTVALHEALISRGLESPYGDWLKRWEEFEREERTLTTFVPASEFFEIRDKALLAHATQIDPDGGWFRIPMEIQKEVWPTEDYELAKALVPTSLPESDLFAGIRDNA, from the coding sequence TTGACTGAGCAGCTGCGCTTGATGGCCGTGCACGCCCACCCCGACGACGAGTCGAGCAAGGGTGCGGCCACCATGGCGAAGTACGTTTCCGAGGGGGTGGACGTCCACGTCGTGACCTGTACGGGCGGGGAGCGGGGCTCCATCCTCAATCCGAAGCTCCAGGGCGACACGTACATCGAGGAGCACATCCACGAGGTCCGCGCCCGCGAGATGGACGAGGCCCGCGAGATCCTCGGCGTCAAGCAGGAGTGGCTCGGCTTCGTCGACTCGGGCCTGCCCGAGGGCGACCCGCTGCCCCCGCTCCCCGAGGGCTGCTTCGCCCTGGAGGACGTGACGGAGGCCGCAGGGCGCCTGGTGAAGTCGATCCGCGCCTTCCGCCCCCAGGTCGTCACCACGTACGACGAGAACGGCGGCTACCCGCACCCCGACCACATCATGACCCACAAGATCACGATGGTGGCCTTCGACGGAGCGGCCGACGCGGCGGCCTTCCCCGAGGAAGAGTTCGGCCCGGTCTGGCAGCCCCTGAAGCTCTACTACAACCAGGGCTTCAACAAGCCGCGCACGGTCGCGCTGCACGAGGCGCTGATCTCCCGGGGCCTGGAGTCGCCGTACGGCGACTGGCTGAAGCGGTGGGAGGAGTTCGAGCGCGAGGAGCGCACGCTGACCACCTTCGTACCCGCATCGGAGTTCTTCGAGATCCGCGACAAGGCGCTGCTCGCGCACGCCACGCAGATCGACCCGGACGGCGGCTGGTTCCGCATTCCGATGGAGATCCAGAAGGAGGTCTGGCCGACCGAGGACTACGAACTCGCGAAGGCTCTGGTCCCCACCTCCCTCCCCGAGAGCGACCTCTTCGCGGGCATCCGCGACAATGCCTAG
- a CDS encoding cystathionine gamma-synthase, giving the protein MTDEQSRPERAFETLAIHAGNTADPLTGAVVPPIYQVSTYKQDGVGGLRGGYEYSRSANPTRTALEENLAALEGGRRGLAFASGLAAEDCLLRTLLSPGDHVVIPNDAYGGTFRLFAKVVSRWGVEWSVADTSDPAAVRAALTPRTKVVWVETPSNPLLGITDIAAVAGIAHAAGARLVVDNTFASPYLQQPIALGADVVVHSTTKYMGGHSDVVGGALVTNDAEIAEELVFHQNAMGAVAGPFDAWLVLRGIKTLAVRMDRHSENATRIADMLTAHPSVSQVLYPGLPEHAGHEIAAKQMKAFGGMVSFRVKGGEEAAVEVCNRARLFTLGESLGGVESLIEHPGRMTHASAAGSALEVPGDLVRLSVGIESGDDLLADLQQALGK; this is encoded by the coding sequence ATGACTGATGAGCAGAGCCGCCCCGAGCGCGCCTTCGAGACCCTCGCCATCCACGCGGGCAACACCGCCGACCCCCTGACCGGTGCCGTCGTCCCGCCGATCTACCAGGTGTCGACGTACAAGCAGGACGGGGTGGGAGGACTGCGCGGCGGATACGAGTACAGCCGCAGCGCGAATCCCACCCGCACCGCCCTGGAGGAGAACCTCGCCGCACTGGAGGGCGGGCGGCGCGGGCTCGCCTTCGCCTCGGGCCTCGCGGCGGAGGACTGCCTGCTGCGGACGCTGCTGTCGCCCGGCGACCACGTGGTGATCCCGAACGACGCGTACGGCGGCACCTTCCGGCTGTTCGCGAAGGTCGTGTCGCGGTGGGGTGTGGAGTGGTCGGTCGCCGACACCTCCGACCCGGCGGCGGTACGGGCCGCGCTCACGCCCCGTACGAAGGTGGTGTGGGTCGAGACGCCCTCCAACCCGCTGCTGGGGATCACCGACATCGCCGCCGTCGCGGGGATCGCGCACGCGGCGGGGGCCAGGCTCGTCGTCGACAACACCTTCGCCAGCCCCTACCTCCAGCAGCCCATCGCGCTCGGCGCGGACGTCGTCGTGCACTCGACCACCAAGTACATGGGCGGGCACTCCGACGTGGTCGGAGGTGCGCTCGTCACCAACGACGCCGAGATCGCCGAGGAGCTGGTGTTCCACCAGAACGCGATGGGGGCAGTCGCCGGGCCCTTCGACGCGTGGCTCGTGCTGCGGGGGATCAAGACCCTCGCCGTCCGCATGGACCGGCACAGCGAGAACGCCACGCGCATCGCCGACATGCTGACCGCCCACCCGTCGGTCAGCCAGGTGCTCTACCCGGGGCTGCCCGAGCACGCCGGACACGAGATCGCCGCCAAGCAGATGAAGGCATTCGGCGGCATGGTGTCCTTCCGCGTCAAGGGGGGCGAGGAGGCCGCCGTCGAGGTCTGCAACCGGGCGCGGCTGTTCACCCTCGGCGAGTCCCTGGGCGGTGTCGAGTCGTTGATCGAACACCCGGGCCGCATGACGCACGCCTCGGCGGCCGGGTCCGCGCTGGAGGTGCCCGGAGATCTGGTGCGGCTCTCGGTCGGCATCGAGTCCGGTGACGACCTGCTCGCGGACCTCCAGCAGGCGCTCGGCAAGTAG
- a CDS encoding MarR family winged helix-turn-helix transcriptional regulator, translating to MPPTQDMTTDPAAGLLDALQHQVAVFARRAEQTRLGGVGQVRNSMDRAAYLLLNRLDQEGPMGVKALAAGMGIDSSTVTRQVAPLVDTGLVKRTSHPEDGRAVVLQLSPRGQARLDEVRSSRRELMAQVTDGWSEDEREAFTTLLTRFNSALSARQSASAGEAPTAS from the coding sequence ATGCCCCCTACCCAGGACATGACGACCGACCCCGCCGCCGGTCTCCTCGATGCCCTTCAGCACCAGGTGGCCGTTTTCGCCCGGCGAGCGGAACAGACCCGCCTCGGCGGCGTCGGCCAGGTCCGCAACTCGATGGACCGGGCGGCCTACCTGCTGCTCAACCGCCTCGACCAGGAAGGCCCGATGGGCGTCAAGGCGCTCGCGGCGGGCATGGGCATCGATTCCTCGACGGTGACCCGTCAGGTCGCGCCGCTCGTGGACACCGGCCTGGTCAAGCGGACCTCGCACCCCGAGGACGGCCGTGCGGTCGTGCTCCAGCTGTCGCCGCGCGGACAGGCGCGCCTGGACGAGGTGCGTTCCTCGCGGCGCGAGCTGATGGCGCAGGTCACCGACGGCTGGAGCGAGGACGAGCGGGAGGCGTTCACCACGCTGCTCACCCGTTTCAACTCGGCGCTCTCGGCCCGTCAGTCGGCGAGCGCGGGCGAGGCTCCGACCGCCTCCTGA